In the genome of Bacillus sp. S3, one region contains:
- a CDS encoding putative ABC transporter permease, with protein MILSLLQGITYQTQEITTIEGAAAIMFYFTVYSFIGWLLENSYSFFTKREFFKENFLFGPFKPMYGFAPVLLVYLITPGTNWVMVILLCLFIPTLVEYVSGALLQKCFHKQWWDYSDTPLQLHGHICLPFSICWVFLSLACVKWIHPAIAALYEPIEPYWIWGWAATGLYFLADLSLAIRKHTLQNLTNGARHPLHSFCSRKKEFCFIWCNFGLLKRCVH; from the coding sequence ATGATTTTAAGCTTGTTGCAAGGCATTACGTATCAAACCCAGGAAATTACGACTATTGAAGGTGCGGCGGCCATCATGTTTTATTTCACAGTGTATTCGTTCATTGGCTGGCTGCTGGAAAATAGCTATAGCTTCTTCACAAAGCGTGAGTTTTTTAAGGAAAACTTTTTATTCGGCCCCTTTAAACCGATGTACGGTTTTGCCCCGGTTCTCTTGGTTTATTTGATTACCCCTGGAACTAATTGGGTGATGGTGATTCTCTTATGCCTTTTTATTCCAACACTAGTCGAATATGTAAGCGGGGCATTGCTCCAGAAATGTTTCCATAAACAATGGTGGGATTATTCCGACACCCCCTTGCAGCTTCACGGGCATATATGTCTGCCTTTCTCCATCTGCTGGGTATTCCTATCCCTCGCATGTGTAAAATGGATTCATCCGGCAATCGCCGCTTTGTATGAACCCATAGAACCCTATTGGATATGGGGCTGGGCAGCAACAGGACTATACTTCCTCGCTGACCTATCCCTTGCAATTCGAAAACACACTTTACAAAATTTAACAAATGGTGCCCGACACCCTTTGCACTCCTTCTGTAGTAGAAAGAAGGAGTTTTGTTTTATCTGGTGCAATTTTGGGCTTTTGAAGCGCTGTGTACATTAA
- a CDS encoding ABC transporter ATP-binding protein, translated as MNPTIQVVEVNKSFGKKPVLNEVNLTIPKGQLFGLIGPSGAGKTTLVKMIVGMEKTDTGTIHVLDQKMPNLGLLQEIGYMAQSDALYVELTGEENLKFFASLYRLSKSEQKKRIAYVASLVNLTDDLKKRVSAYSGGMKRRLSLAIALIQDPKVLILDEPTVGIDPELKLSIWKEFLRLKTEEEKTIIVTTHVMDEAVKCDHVAMVRDGRILTSGSPQELKTLYETDNFDEVFLKAGVKQG; from the coding sequence ATGAATCCAACCATTCAGGTGGTGGAAGTCAATAAAAGCTTTGGGAAAAAACCCGTTTTGAATGAAGTAAACCTAACCATACCGAAAGGCCAATTATTCGGGTTAATTGGGCCTTCTGGCGCCGGTAAAACGACGCTTGTCAAAATGATTGTCGGCATGGAAAAAACGGATACTGGTACGATTCATGTGTTGGATCAAAAGATGCCGAATCTAGGCTTGCTGCAGGAAATCGGCTATATGGCGCAATCCGATGCCTTGTACGTGGAGTTAACCGGGGAAGAAAATCTGAAGTTTTTTGCATCTCTTTATAGGTTAAGTAAAAGTGAACAGAAAAAGCGGATTGCTTACGTAGCCAGTTTAGTAAACCTGACGGACGACTTAAAGAAACGCGTATCTGCCTACTCTGGGGGTATGAAACGGCGCTTATCCCTGGCGATTGCCCTCATTCAAGACCCAAAGGTGCTAATTTTAGATGAGCCCACCGTCGGAATCGATCCGGAATTAAAACTGTCCATCTGGAAAGAGTTTTTACGACTAAAAACAGAAGAAGAAAAAACGATTATTGTGACCACACACGTCATGGATGAAGCGGTGAAATGTGACCACGTCGCGATGGTTCGCGATGGCCGTATATTAACTAGCGGGTCTCCGCAGGAATTAAAGACGCTTTACGAGACTGACAATTTTGATGAGGTATTTTTAAAGGCAGGGGTGAAGCAGGGATGA
- a CDS encoding nitrous oxide reductase family maturation protein NosD, producing MKGLLKLILLVGIISFVGGKETSADGSLQSQINAVPAGGILTIAAGIYQEPIVLKKPIVIEAEKGTILKACNSKPAITIKGNSVTVKGIQIISCKKDKSAAVIKMSGKNHHLEDLTLKIWKSGIYLENVEKTSFRNLRLAGVGKENGFELWDSHHNTFEEIKVEHVQDGFYMENSSNNTFSGNTISNSRYGLHVMFSDNITIVEGINGCCCRLVLPDYDLANRFNCDFGSRSLFDG from the coding sequence ATGAAAGGTTTACTGAAGCTGATTTTATTGGTGGGGATCATTAGTTTCGTTGGGGGAAAGGAGACATCCGCAGACGGATCCCTTCAATCACAAATCAATGCGGTTCCAGCAGGCGGCATACTAACAATAGCGGCCGGTATCTATCAAGAACCGATTGTTTTAAAAAAGCCAATCGTAATAGAGGCTGAAAAAGGAACGATTCTCAAAGCCTGCAATTCTAAACCAGCTATTACCATCAAGGGGAATAGTGTGACAGTAAAAGGGATTCAGATAATAAGCTGTAAAAAAGATAAGAGCGCGGCAGTGATTAAAATGAGCGGAAAGAATCATCACCTTGAAGATCTAACTTTGAAAATCTGGAAATCCGGAATTTACCTCGAAAATGTGGAAAAAACGAGTTTCCGAAATCTTAGACTGGCAGGCGTCGGCAAGGAGAATGGGTTTGAACTGTGGGATTCCCATCATAATACGTTTGAAGAAATCAAGGTCGAGCATGTCCAAGATGGTTTTTATATGGAGAATAGCAGCAATAACACCTTTAGCGGCAACACCATCAGCAATTCGCGGTATGGGCTGCATGTGATGTTTTCCGACAATATTACCATCGTGGAAGGCATTAATGGCTGCTGTTGCCGTCTGGTTCTTCCTGATTATGATTTGGCCAACCGCTTTAATTGCGATTTTGGGTCTCGTTCCTTATTCGATGGTTGA
- a CDS encoding response regulator transcription factor encodes MKKRILVVEDEKQIAKILKIELEFEGYEVVIAYDGKAGLQAALNDQLDLILLDVMLPEMNGIEVLRKIRVENNMLPVILLTARNMTMDKVTGLDQGANDYITKPFELEEVLARIRSCLRQNSIAAKAAQAEETVLSIRDLTVNLDTREVIRGEVSITLTPKEFDLLAYLLTNKNKIVTRENIILHVWGYEYEGETNVIDVFIRHLRKKIEEGFSDPTIIQTIRGIGYTIREK; translated from the coding sequence ATGAAAAAGCGAATTTTGGTTGTTGAGGATGAAAAACAGATTGCCAAAATATTAAAGATTGAACTGGAGTTTGAAGGCTATGAAGTGGTGATTGCCTATGACGGAAAGGCGGGATTGCAAGCCGCCTTGAACGATCAATTGGATTTAATCCTATTGGATGTCATGCTGCCTGAAATGAACGGGATTGAGGTTTTAAGAAAAATACGAGTTGAAAACAACATGCTGCCTGTCATTCTGCTGACTGCTAGGAACATGACGATGGATAAAGTAACCGGACTTGATCAGGGAGCAAATGATTATATTACGAAGCCCTTTGAATTAGAGGAAGTATTAGCAAGAATTCGTTCCTGTCTTCGGCAGAATTCCATTGCTGCTAAGGCTGCGCAAGCCGAGGAAACCGTACTTTCCATAAGGGATTTAACTGTAAATCTTGATACGAGAGAGGTAATCCGCGGAGAGGTATCGATTACGCTAACTCCCAAAGAGTTTGATTTGTTAGCTTATTTGCTTACTAATAAAAATAAAATTGTCACCCGGGAAAATATCATTCTTCATGTGTGGGGCTATGAATATGAAGGGGAAACAAATGTCATCGATGTGTTTATCAGACATTTACGAAAGAAAATCGAAGAAGGCTTTTCTGACCCCACTATTATTCAGACAATCAGGGGAATTGGATACACAATAAGGGAGAAGTAA
- a CDS encoding DedA family protein has product MNVETIVNYIHIYGYLVIFLFLFFGVVGIPAPEESLLFLVGVLCIHHKLSLELVMVSSVLGAFTGMLTAYVCGRYAGSPFIKKYGKYVGITDERLEKVSSKYMKNVGKSIVFGFYLPGIRQISPYFAGIVHIPFTRFSLFSLLGTLLWTVPFILAGYFTGRIFRINPNHVPYLGIVFLVLFFLYVLMKYLKGKNVNRSN; this is encoded by the coding sequence ATGAACGTAGAGACAATCGTAAATTATATTCATATATATGGGTATCTAGTCATTTTTCTTTTTTTATTCTTTGGTGTTGTCGGCATTCCTGCTCCAGAAGAATCGCTGCTCTTTCTTGTCGGAGTACTGTGTATTCATCATAAGCTCTCGTTAGAATTGGTCATGGTATCTTCCGTTCTCGGGGCGTTTACGGGCATGTTGACAGCCTATGTTTGCGGACGTTACGCAGGGTCCCCTTTTATCAAAAAATACGGCAAATATGTAGGAATTACCGATGAGCGCTTGGAAAAAGTAAGCAGTAAATATATGAAAAACGTCGGTAAAAGCATCGTGTTTGGTTTTTATCTTCCCGGGATCAGGCAAATTAGCCCATACTTTGCCGGAATTGTACACATTCCATTCACGAGATTTTCCCTTTTTTCCCTGCTGGGTACACTGCTGTGGACAGTCCCCTTTATTTTGGCAGGATATTTTACTGGAAGGATATTCCGTATTAATCCAAACCATGTTCCTTATTTAGGCATCGTCTTTTTAGTTCTATTTTTTCTATATGTTTTAATGAAGTATTTAAAGGGAAAAAACGTAAATAGATCAAATTAG
- a CDS encoding polysaccharide deacetylase family protein, which translates to MIKIIIVSFILLLSLFLVYAVLPTVMIRVFSWGITKRTTVGGVALTFDDGPNPEYTPQLLDLLKKYDVKAAFFVVGSKVKSYPAIIKRMSQEGHTIGIHHFEHISSWILSPSRFKKQLQMTEQAIRECTGEKVTFYRPPWGHFNLFSLCLSKRYKVIIWSHIFGDWKVAKGKNGLLEELRTATEPGSILLLHDCGETLGADKEAPSYMLKCLEIYLQENKNKGTKFINLKEI; encoded by the coding sequence GTGATCAAAATCATCATTGTTAGTTTCATTCTTTTACTTAGTCTATTTCTTGTTTATGCTGTATTGCCAACAGTAATGATTCGTGTTTTCAGTTGGGGTATTACCAAAAGAACAACTGTTGGCGGCGTCGCCTTAACATTTGATGACGGTCCCAATCCCGAATATACACCGCAATTGCTTGATCTGTTGAAAAAATATGATGTGAAGGCGGCATTTTTTGTCGTCGGCAGTAAGGTAAAATCCTATCCAGCTATCATAAAACGGATGAGCCAGGAGGGACATACGATTGGCATTCATCATTTTGAACATATTTCTAGCTGGATTCTCTCACCATCTCGATTTAAAAAACAGCTTCAAATGACAGAACAGGCCATCAGGGAATGCACGGGGGAAAAGGTTACCTTTTACCGGCCGCCATGGGGGCATTTCAATCTCTTTAGTCTTTGTTTGAGTAAGCGATATAAAGTAATCATCTGGTCACACATTTTTGGGGATTGGAAAGTTGCAAAAGGTAAGAATGGACTGCTTGAGGAATTACGGACCGCTACAGAACCTGGTTCGATTCTATTGCTCCATGACTGCGGTGAAACGCTGGGTGCGGATAAGGAAGCTCCAAGCTATATGCTGAAATGCTTAGAAATCTATTTACAGGAAAACAAAAATAAGGGAACAAAATTTATCAATCTAAAAGAGATATGA
- a CDS encoding TetR/AcrR family transcriptional regulator, translated as MSENVIDKRVIRTKRMIRDALTEIMEERGFEGVTVRNLTEKAQINRGTFYLHYRDKYDLLEQSEEEILTGINKIVNEINPMDAVNYTSHDEPFPILIKLFECFEEHSYFLKVILGPKGDASFQMRLKELIKHTFLEKVADEINTEDMLVPMDFLISYVSAAHLGVIQHWLQGGMVKSPREMTLILAKMTLLGPGYVAGLKK; from the coding sequence GTGTCCGAAAATGTAATCGACAAACGGGTAATCCGAACAAAAAGGATGATTCGTGACGCACTCACAGAGATTATGGAGGAAAGGGGCTTCGAAGGGGTTACTGTCCGCAATTTAACTGAAAAAGCTCAAATTAACCGTGGAACCTTCTATTTGCATTATCGGGATAAATACGATTTGCTAGAGCAGAGTGAAGAGGAGATTCTAACCGGCATCAATAAGATTGTTAACGAAATTAATCCAATGGATGCTGTTAACTATACAAGTCATGATGAACCATTTCCCATACTTATTAAATTGTTTGAATGTTTCGAAGAACATTCCTATTTTTTGAAAGTTATCCTAGGTCCCAAAGGGGACGCTTCATTTCAAATGAGGCTGAAAGAATTGATTAAACATACCTTTTTAGAAAAAGTAGCAGATGAAATTAATACAGAAGATATGCTGGTTCCAATGGATTTTTTAATTTCCTATGTCAGCGCAGCGCATCTTGGTGTTATTCAACATTGGCTGCAAGGCGGTATGGTAAAATCGCCTCGAGAAATGACCTTAATACTTGCGAAAATGACCCTATTAGGACCTGGATATGTAGCAGGGTTAAAAAAATAA
- a CDS encoding MGDG synthase family glycosyltransferase, which translates to MKKILFLPLLQMQSGHHQVAEALMDLLKNHTDDIMVKKVDLLSYSNKSLEKMITKGYLNWIRYAPETYNLAYKSFFYMPAAKEHTFKWYQPFFLKKMEQLLAEEKPDLLVCTHGFPSYLLSKLKRKGKCNIPIINVYTDFFVNNVWGKDGIDLHFLPSQQVKETLFEKDHIPKQQMIVTGIPVHKEITRNAAIRKTNNGRPKILIAGGNSGLSGIVKFTAELKQSTEVDYIVLCGKNRKLYEEILSWNIKHIKPLPYLSSRSDMDTLYEAVDAIMTKPGGVTISEALQKRLPIFVHTMLPGQEKVNLRYLTDQKLVFKLDQNASIEKQLITVLKDDDKMNRWEQAIDSYQKGIELKAKEDMVDLIKEVLFQPSKSVTSRFVIQSKFFHSARA; encoded by the coding sequence ATGAAAAAGATTTTGTTTTTACCACTCTTACAAATGCAGTCAGGCCATCACCAGGTTGCTGAGGCCTTAATGGACCTGTTGAAAAATCATACCGACGATATTATGGTTAAAAAAGTCGACTTACTAAGCTATTCCAATAAATCACTTGAAAAAATGATTACCAAAGGCTATTTAAATTGGATCCGCTACGCACCGGAAACGTACAATCTTGCTTACAAAAGCTTTTTTTACATGCCAGCAGCTAAAGAACACACATTTAAATGGTACCAACCATTCTTTTTGAAGAAAATGGAACAATTGCTGGCAGAGGAAAAACCGGATTTACTTGTTTGTACGCATGGATTCCCTTCTTATCTTCTTAGCAAATTAAAGAGGAAGGGGAAATGCAACATCCCAATTATCAATGTGTATACGGACTTCTTTGTTAATAATGTTTGGGGAAAGGATGGAATTGACCTTCATTTTCTTCCAAGTCAGCAGGTGAAAGAAACGTTATTTGAGAAGGATCACATTCCAAAACAGCAGATGATTGTCACAGGTATTCCTGTCCATAAAGAAATTACCAGGAATGCAGCTATTCGTAAAACGAATAATGGACGGCCAAAAATTTTAATAGCAGGAGGGAATAGTGGTTTAAGCGGAATTGTAAAGTTCACAGCTGAGTTAAAACAGTCTACTGAAGTGGATTATATCGTTCTTTGCGGAAAGAACCGAAAGCTGTATGAAGAAATCCTTTCCTGGAATATTAAGCACATTAAACCATTGCCCTACCTATCATCAAGGTCAGATATGGACACGCTCTATGAAGCGGTTGATGCTATCATGACAAAACCCGGCGGCGTCACAATTAGTGAAGCCTTACAAAAGAGACTCCCCATTTTTGTGCATACAATGCTGCCAGGTCAGGAAAAAGTGAATTTACGCTATTTAACAGATCAAAAGCTGGTATTTAAACTTGACCAAAACGCATCCATAGAAAAGCAGTTGATAACAGTGTTAAAGGATGACGACAAAATGAATCGCTGGGAGCAGGCGATTGATTCCTATCAAAAGGGAATAGAGCTGAAAGCCAAGGAAGATATGGTCGATTTAATCAAGGAAGTTCTTTTCCAACCAAGTAAAAGCGTGACGTCCAGATTCGTAATCCAGTCCAAATTTTTTCATAGTGCTAGGGCATAA
- a CDS encoding VTT domain-containing protein codes for MGNLTAYIDQFGYIVLFAALLLELLALPLPGEVLMGYSGFLVFQGHLNWVLSILTAGIGACLGMTISYWIGLKLGTPFFEKHGHRLHLGPDRIEKTSQWFSKHGNKLLIIAYFIPGVRHITGYFSGITRLPFRTFALFAYSGAFIWVTVFITLGKILGPQWEQFHSSIKKYLIIAGIIAAILIIAYLIVKKFRVELKDAAVSGLNFTMKLFHSRKRVGLLLAITMALTIGLIVLMIGMIQDFLAGEFSDFNEIVGMLVPLTFNKNWAGIMQVFSFMGSRQIQIVIIILSLFWIAWKGRDKLLECLSFGLTVGGGELYEESLRRIFHKLSPVKQTLMEQLFYSFPSEQLLMTIVIYGFAVFLFVRHSRRVWVHTFVPIAALALFVLIAISRLYFQIELPSDVAAGYVFGAVWLGINILLLEILRILRTMDPLPKHGA; via the coding sequence TTGGGTAATCTGACAGCTTACATTGATCAGTTTGGATATATTGTCCTTTTTGCAGCATTATTACTTGAATTACTGGCTCTCCCATTACCTGGAGAAGTCCTTATGGGTTATAGTGGTTTTTTAGTTTTTCAAGGTCATTTAAATTGGGTCTTAAGTATTTTGACCGCGGGTATCGGAGCCTGTTTGGGGATGACTATTTCCTACTGGATTGGATTAAAATTAGGTACGCCATTTTTTGAAAAACACGGTCACCGACTACATCTCGGTCCAGATCGGATTGAAAAAACCTCACAATGGTTTAGCAAGCATGGCAATAAATTGCTGATTATCGCGTATTTTATCCCCGGTGTCCGACACATAACTGGATATTTTTCAGGGATAACAAGGCTTCCGTTTCGGACGTTTGCGCTGTTTGCCTATAGTGGTGCATTTATATGGGTGACGGTATTTATCACGCTTGGCAAAATTTTAGGTCCCCAGTGGGAACAGTTTCACAGTTCGATTAAAAAATACCTCATTATCGCGGGAATCATTGCTGCGATATTGATCATTGCTTACTTGATTGTTAAAAAGTTCCGAGTGGAATTGAAAGATGCGGCAGTAAGCGGATTGAATTTCACGATGAAGTTATTCCATTCACGAAAACGGGTTGGACTTCTTTTAGCGATTACGATGGCACTAACCATAGGCCTAATCGTCTTAATGATAGGGATGATCCAAGATTTTCTTGCAGGAGAATTCTCAGACTTTAATGAAATTGTCGGAATGTTAGTGCCATTAACGTTTAATAAAAATTGGGCCGGCATTATGCAGGTTTTTTCATTCATGGGCTCTAGGCAGATTCAAATCGTGATTATTATTCTTTCGCTGTTTTGGATTGCATGGAAAGGCAGGGATAAGCTGCTTGAATGTTTGTCTTTCGGTCTGACGGTGGGCGGCGGCGAACTCTATGAGGAAAGTTTACGGAGGATTTTTCACAAACTTTCACCTGTTAAGCAAACACTCATGGAGCAGCTGTTTTATTCTTTTCCGAGCGAACAACTGCTAATGACGATTGTGATTTACGGTTTTGCTGTCTTTCTCTTTGTTCGCCATTCGAGAAGGGTGTGGGTTCATACTTTTGTTCCAATAGCAGCTTTGGCTTTATTCGTTCTAATCGCCATCAGCCGATTGTATTTTCAAATCGAACTTCCAAGCGACGTTGCCGCAGGCTACGTCTTCGGCGCAGTCTGGCTGGGAATCAACATCCTTCTCCTCGAAATTCTGCGGATCTTAAGAACCATGGACCCCCTGCCGAAGCATGGTGCCTGA
- a CDS encoding cytochrome c oxidase assembly protein, which translates to MFFVVWLEGQLVWNIPLLTGLICIAIIYGCFVTFYTNIKIYHQKPLLFFLSLTLLYVTIGSPLSSLSHLSFSFHMIQMSILYFMIPPLLLIGVPESFLQIMKGINKLFLPPLAALYSFSLLFLMYHLPVMLSFLLKHSLVHNGYLVVLFSLSFSMWRPIVMDQNKRFAVLSGLLLMPACILFIITGLIGGLNNPFLAQMTSNLCISPLTLSSLHILPPPFNTGLDQMMAGILMILMHKFALYIAVRTGKKARVYEWGRMG; encoded by the coding sequence ATGTTCTTTGTTGTATGGCTAGAGGGTCAATTGGTGTGGAATATCCCATTATTAACGGGGCTCATTTGTATCGCTATCATCTACGGCTGCTTCGTCACATTTTATACGAATATAAAAATCTATCATCAAAAGCCCCTGCTTTTCTTCCTCAGCCTAACCCTATTATACGTAACCATTGGCAGCCCTTTATCTTCTCTCAGCCATTTATCATTCAGTTTTCACATGATACAAATGAGTATTTTATACTTCATGATCCCGCCACTACTTTTAATAGGAGTTCCCGAATCCTTCCTACAAATAATGAAAGGAATAAATAAACTGTTCCTGCCTCCATTGGCTGCCTTGTACTCATTTTCCCTCCTCTTCTTGATGTATCATTTGCCGGTAATGTTATCATTTCTCTTAAAACATTCGCTTGTTCATAATGGATATCTAGTCGTGCTATTTTCGTTGTCATTTAGTATGTGGCGTCCAATTGTTATGGACCAGAATAAACGATTTGCGGTATTAAGCGGCCTGTTATTAATGCCTGCTTGCATTCTATTCATCATAACCGGCCTGATTGGCGGATTGAATAATCCTTTCCTTGCGCAAATGACTAGTAATCTGTGCATTTCCCCCTTGACGTTAAGTTCTCTCCATATCCTTCCACCTCCGTTCAATACGGGTTTAGACCAAATGATGGCCGGAATTCTTATGATCCTTATGCATAAATTTGCGTTATATATAGCAGTACGTACCGGAAAAAAAGCTCGAGTGTATGAATGGGGGAGAATGGGTTAA
- a CDS encoding ATP-binding protein — MKITTKINLITTAWILVVLLAVNAVVFFSFMKITVNMEDNALFQKAGQLRKELNQEGTPAVTKAKLTPYLTPHSFIRIIQPDGKIVHQVTNDPNLAAKIKPQFASEKGTMRSTIRLKNQEEQIAIVRVPIQADGQVTGTIEFGEKLKGLELGKDLLLSILGFCTFLGALLSLLGGRWLSNLIMKPISNMINTMEDIEQSGIPKKIVIQHETKDELQKLAVTFNRMIERLESNLEKQKQFISDASHELKTPLTVIKSYADLLLRRGIRNEEVAHDAIESIHSEATRIQRMTERFLDLADTESGNLLETKPINVAALCENIRKQLKSAYKREIDLHLPEHAMTVMADELKLKQAIIILMDNAIKYSSEKIDVYLEEKESYKVIRVKDYGIGIPESEIDNIFERFYRVDKARSRETGGTGLGLSIAKNIIKQHHGEIKVRSTEGVGTEVELYLPKRKELIFE, encoded by the coding sequence ATGAAGATTACGACCAAGATTAATCTAATCACAACCGCATGGATCCTAGTCGTGTTACTTGCCGTAAACGCAGTGGTCTTTTTTTCATTTATGAAAATTACCGTCAATATGGAGGATAATGCCCTTTTTCAAAAGGCGGGTCAATTGAGAAAGGAGCTAAATCAGGAAGGTACTCCTGCAGTTACTAAAGCAAAATTAACCCCATATTTAACACCTCATTCGTTTATTAGAATCATTCAACCAGATGGAAAAATTGTCCATCAAGTAACAAATGATCCGAACTTGGCTGCAAAAATAAAACCGCAATTTGCCAGTGAAAAAGGGACGATGAGGAGTACGATTAGACTAAAAAATCAAGAAGAACAAATTGCCATTGTCAGGGTTCCAATCCAAGCGGATGGGCAGGTTACCGGCACGATTGAGTTTGGAGAGAAGTTAAAGGGATTGGAATTAGGTAAGGATTTATTACTTTCTATTCTGGGGTTTTGTACGTTTTTAGGAGCGTTATTATCACTGCTTGGCGGCAGGTGGCTGTCCAATCTGATTATGAAGCCGATTTCAAATATGATTAATACGATGGAGGACATTGAACAAAGCGGGATCCCGAAGAAAATTGTCATCCAGCATGAAACAAAGGATGAATTGCAAAAATTAGCGGTGACCTTTAATCGAATGATAGAAAGATTGGAGTCAAACCTGGAAAAACAGAAGCAATTTATCTCAGACGCGTCTCATGAGTTAAAGACCCCGCTTACAGTGATCAAAAGTTATGCCGATCTTTTGCTAAGACGGGGGATCCGAAACGAAGAGGTTGCCCATGATGCCATTGAATCAATTCATTCAGAGGCCACGAGAATCCAAAGAATGACAGAACGGTTTCTTGATTTAGCCGATACAGAATCCGGTAATTTGTTAGAAACAAAACCAATCAATGTAGCGGCCTTGTGCGAGAATATCCGTAAACAGTTGAAAAGTGCTTATAAGAGGGAAATTGACCTCCATTTACCGGAACATGCAATGACCGTTATGGCTGATGAGTTAAAGCTAAAACAGGCCATCATCATTTTAATGGACAACGCCATTAAATACAGTTCAGAGAAAATCGATGTGTATCTGGAGGAAAAGGAATCATATAAGGTCATAAGGGTGAAAGATTACGGGATTGGTATACCTGAGTCCGAAATCGACAATATCTTTGAACGTTTTTACCGGGTGGACAAGGCAAGGAGCCGGGAGACAGGGGGAACAGGACTGGGGCTGTCGATTGCCAAAAATATTATTAAACAGCATCACGGGGAAATTAAAGTAAGAAGTACGGAGGGAGTCGGGACTGAAGTGGAATTGTACTTACCGAAGAGAAAGGAACTGATCTTTGAGTGA
- a CDS encoding ABC transporter permease: MRTTALIKRIIQQMLRDKRTLALMFIAPLLILTLMYFLFNGNTVTPKLGVAGVDSNLVKAFEDADIKIKEYESVTKSTVVNDDLNGLLQQENGQMTLTLQNDDPSSAKGLQAKVNQTVSALAQSKLIQQNPALAGMLPKKIETNYVYGNKDTVFFDVLSPILVGFFVFFFVFIISGIGLLRERTTGTLERLLSTPIRRGEIVTAYLAGYGLFAVIQTVIVVFYAINVLDIVLVGSIWNVLLINLLLALVALSLGILLSTFAASEFQMMQFIPIAVIPQIFFAGIFPLEGMANWLQVVAKVFPMYYAGDALKGVMYKGESFSQISGDLLALVIFAAIFIVLNILSMKKYRTL, translated from the coding sequence ATGAGAACGACAGCGTTAATCAAAAGAATTATTCAGCAAATGCTTCGTGATAAAAGAACCCTGGCGTTAATGTTTATAGCACCGCTATTGATTCTGACCCTGATGTACTTTTTGTTTAATGGTAATACCGTTACACCGAAATTAGGTGTCGCGGGCGTTGATTCCAATCTCGTAAAAGCCTTTGAAGATGCAGATATAAAGATTAAAGAATATGAGAGTGTAACGAAAAGTACCGTGGTAAATGATGATCTAAATGGGCTGCTGCAACAGGAAAATGGACAAATGACATTAACACTTCAGAATGATGACCCAAGTTCTGCAAAGGGCTTGCAAGCGAAAGTTAACCAAACAGTTTCAGCTCTGGCACAATCGAAACTCATCCAGCAAAATCCGGCATTGGCAGGCATGTTGCCTAAAAAGATTGAAACAAACTATGTGTATGGAAATAAGGATACGGTGTTTTTTGATGTATTAAGCCCTATTTTAGTAGGTTTCTTCGTCTTCTTCTTTGTTTTTATCATTTCAGGAATTGGATTATTACGCGAACGGACGACGGGAACATTGGAGCGATTACTATCAACCCCGATTCGCAGAGGGGAAATTGTCACGGCCTATTTGGCCGGCTATGGCCTATTTGCGGTTATTCAAACGGTGATTGTCGTTTTTTATGCTATTAATGTTTTAGATATTGTTTTAGTTGGTTCGATATGGAATGTCCTTTTGATCAATCTGCTATTAGCACTGGTTGCCTTATCATTAGGAATATTGTTATCAACATTTGCAGCTTCCGAATTTCAAATGATGCAATTTATCCCAATTGCAGTCATTCCCCAAATATTTTTTGCCGGAATCTTCCCGCTTGAAGGGATGGCCAATTGGCTGCAGGTAGTTGCGAAGGTGTTCCCAATGTATTATGCAGGGGACGCACTAAAGGGCGTTATGTATAAAGGAGAAAGCTTTAGTCAGATCAGCGGCGACCTGTTGGCATTAGTCATTTTCGCTGCCATATTCATCGTGCTGAATATTCTCTCTATGAAAAAATATCGCACTTTATAA